In bacterium, one genomic interval encodes:
- a CDS encoding endo alpha-1,4 polygalactosaminidase has protein sequence MRNSLKKSLVEIPGLAASFAAALFVLISCGGGGGKPPDDWPPINPPPQPGPADLRKERMDAVQSWGYVLQFGEDATLEALAATSFDLLVIDYSADGGDDGAFSADDIATLKSGKANRIVLAYLSIGEAEDYRWYFDPAWVDEDGMPRLSAPDWLGPTNPDWPGNYKVRYWDGDWQALLMGDGGGEGYLDRIAVAGFDGVYLDIVDAYEYWGPDGDAYERDDAAFLMAQLVARIAQRGRQLRGNSFLVVPQNATHLYAELETRYRDEYLEAIDGIGVEDVFFFGELDMDNPLNVQNDILADLRALRQAGERILSVEYLSNPTLLNAYFPLARAEGFVPLAAGRELDAIPSPPPS, from the coding sequence GTGAGAAACTCATTGAAAAAGTCGCTCGTTGAAATCCCAGGCCTTGCGGCCTCGTTCGCCGCGGCGTTGTTTGTGCTGATTTCGTGCGGAGGTGGCGGAGGAAAGCCGCCGGACGACTGGCCGCCGATAAATCCTCCTCCCCAACCCGGCCCCGCGGATTTGCGAAAGGAAAGGATGGACGCGGTTCAATCCTGGGGATACGTTTTGCAGTTCGGCGAGGACGCGACTCTTGAAGCGCTTGCGGCAACCTCGTTCGACCTGCTTGTGATTGACTACAGCGCGGACGGCGGCGACGATGGAGCGTTCTCCGCGGACGATATTGCGACGCTAAAGTCAGGCAAGGCAAACAGGATCGTACTTGCTTATTTAAGCATCGGCGAAGCAGAAGACTACCGCTGGTACTTCGATCCCGCGTGGGTGGACGAAGACGGGATGCCGCGGCTTTCCGCACCAGATTGGCTGGGTCCGACAAATCCTGATTGGCCCGGCAATTACAAGGTGCGCTATTGGGACGGCGACTGGCAGGCGCTTCTTATGGGTGACGGCGGCGGCGAAGGATACCTGGATCGGATAGCGGTTGCGGGATTCGACGGCGTGTACCTTGACATAGTTGACGCCTACGAATACTGGGGGCCGGACGGAGACGCATACGAACGCGACGACGCTGCGTTCCTGATGGCGCAGCTCGTTGCGCGGATTGCCCAGCGCGGCAGGCAACTTCGGGGCAATTCGTTCCTGGTCGTGCCCCAAAATGCGACGCATCTTTACGCGGAGCTTGAGACGCGATATCGTGACGAATACTTGGAAGCGATTGACGGAATCGGCGTGGAGGACGTTTTCTTTTTCGGAGAGCTGGACATGGACAACCCGCTTAACGTCCAAAATGACATCCTGGCAGACCTGCGCGCGCTAAGGCAGGCAGGCGAGAGAATCCTGTCCGTGGAATACCTGTCGAATCCAACGCTTCTTAACGCGTATTTCCCGCTTGCTCGTGCCGAAGGATTCGTCCCGCTTGCGGCCGGACGGGAGCTGGACGCCATCCCCTCGCCCCCGCCTTCGTAA